The nucleotide sequence GCCGGTACACGGGAATCTGCCACTTTTTCGCTAAATCTTCAGGCGGCATATCAAGCAAACAGGCGCTGCGCAGCGTGCCTGCCATCTGCCTGAACAAACTCTCGAAGCTATTTACAGGATAAAGCTGCTCGCAGCCCGTTGCGTCATCCGCATATGCTTGAGAAACAGAGACCGTCTGAATGCCGCTATCGGCATGAGACAAAATGGGCAGCAACATGGCCGGCCACAGCAAAGCAGCTAAAAATTTCATACTCATCTCCTTCTTGATAAAAATTATTACTTGCATTGATATTATTCCCAATATTTTTTCACTGCAAGCACATTTACACGCTAATTGTTTGTTTTATTTTGATGTTTATATGTTATTGCAAGTTGGGTAGCCCAGGCCGTCTGAAACATGCTTTGCCGCAAAATACGGGCAAGCTGCTACAATACAGCCGCTATGTCGAAACAAAACAAACGGAGAAACGGCACGCCATGAGCAACACACGACAAACACCGGAAATCCCCGCCGCACCGCTGCAAGAATCCCGCGCGTGGTTTGACGCGCACACCGCCGGTTTGCCCGAACCTGCGCAAAAGCTGCTTCAGACGGCCTTGTCGCTGGCCGAGACGCATTATCCTGCCGATGCCGTCACGCCGTATGGTGAGCCGCTGCTCGACCATTTTCTCGGCGCGGCGCAGATGGTCAATGAATTCGACCTGCTCCCCGATGCCGTCGCCGCGACCCTGCTTGCCGACATCGGACGCTACGTCCCCGACTGGAATCTATTGGTTTCCGAACGCTGCAACAGTACTGTCGCCGAGCTGGTCAAAGGTGTGGACGAAGTGCAGAAGCTCACCCACTTCGCCCGTGTGGACAGCCTCGCTACGCCCGAAGAGCGCGCCCAGCAAGCCGAAACCATGCGTAAAATGCTGCTGGCGATGGTAACTGACATCCGCGTCGTGTTGATCAAGCTCGCCATGCGCACCCGCACCATGCAGTTTCTCAGCGAGGTTCCCGACAGCCCCGAAAAACGCGCCGTCGCCAAAGAAACCCTCGACATCTTCGCTCCGCTCGCCAACCGTTTGGGCGTGTGGCAACTTAAATGGCAGCTCGAAGACCTTGGCTTCCGCCATCAAGAACCCGAAAAATACCGCGAAATCGCGCTGCTTTTGGACGAAAAACGCACCGAACGCCTCGAATACATCGAAAACTTCCTCAACATCCTGCGCGCGGAGCTCAAAAAATACAACGTTCACTTCGAAGTAGCCGGTCGCCCGAAACACATCTACTCCATTTACAAAAAAATGGTGAAGAAAAAACTCAGCTTCGACGGCCTCTTTGACATCCGCGCCGTGCGGATTCTGGTCGATACCGTCCCCGAGTGTTACACCACGCTGGGTATCGTCCACAGCCTCTGGCAACCCATCCCGGGCGAGTTCGACGACTACATCGCCAACCCTAAAGGCAACGGCTATAAAAGTTTGCACACCGTCATCGTCGGCCCGGAAGACAAAGGCGTGGAAGTGCAAATCCGCACCTTCGATATGCACCAATTCAACGAATTCGGTGTCGCCGCCCACTGGCGTTACAAAGAGGGAGGCAAGGGCGATTCCGCCTACGAACAAAAAATCGCCTGGTTGCGCCAACTCTTGGACTGGCGCGAAAACATGGCGGAAAGTGGCAAGGAAGACCTTGCCGCCGCCTTCAAAACCGAGCTTTTCAACGACACGATTTACGTCCTGACCCCGCACGGCAAAGTCCTCTCCCTGCCCACGGGCGCAACCCCCATCGACTTCGCCTACGCCTTACACAGCAGCATCGGCGACCGTTGCCGCGGCGCGAAAGTCGAAGGGCAAATCGTGCCGCTGTCCACCCCGCTTGAAAACGGACAGCGCGTCGAAATCATTACCGCCAAAAAAGGGCATCCTTCCGTCAACTGGCTCTACGAAGGCTGGGTCAAATCCAGCAAGGCAATCAGCAAAATCCGCGCCTACATCCGCCAGCAAAACGCCGACACCGTGCGCGAAGAAGGCCGCGTCCAACTCGACAAGCAGCTTGCCAAACTCACGCCCAAGCCCAACCTGCAAGAGCTTGCCGAAAACCTCGGCTACAAAAAACTCGACGACCTCTACACCGCCGTCGGACAGGGCGAGATTTCCAACCGCGCCATCCAAAAAGCCTGCGGCACGCTGAACGAACCGCCGCCCGTACCCGTCAGCGAAACCACCATCGTCAAACAGTCCAAAATCAAAAAAGGCGGCAAAACGGGTGTACTCATCGATGGCGAAGACGGCTTGATGACCACGCTTGCCAAATGCTGCAAACCCGCGCCGCCCGACGATATTGTCGGCTTCGTTACCCGCGAGCGCGGTATTTCGGTACACCGCAAAACCTGCCCGTCCTTCCAACACCTCGCTGAACAAGCGCCTGAGAAAGTGCTGGACGCAAGCTGGGCGGCATTGCAGGAAGGACAAGTGTTCGCCGTCGATGTCGAAATCCGCGCCCAAGACCGCTCAGGGCTTTTGCGCGACGTATCCGATGCACTCGCCCGCCACAAACTCAACGTTACCGCCGTGCAAACCCAGTCCCGCGACTTGGAAGCCAGCATGAGGTTCACGCTCGAAGTCAAACAAGTCAACGACCTCCCGCGCGTCCTCGCCAGCCTCGGCGACGTCAAAGGCGTCTTGAGCGTCACGCGCTTGTAAGGTGGAACAAAAGGTCGTCTGAAAAACGGATTTGGGGTTTTTCAGACGACCTTTTTATGAGAATACTTGCGAAGATTTAGAGATTTGGCCATTCGTTGAGTCAACTGCCATCATACCTGTCGGTGCGTGAATGACGGCGCAAGTTTTTTATTTTCATGCCGATAAATTAAAGGTCGTCTGAAACCCAAAACAAGGTTTCAGACGACCTTTT is from Neisseria sicca and encodes:
- a CDS encoding RelA/SpoT family protein → MSNTRQTPEIPAAPLQESRAWFDAHTAGLPEPAQKLLQTALSLAETHYPADAVTPYGEPLLDHFLGAAQMVNEFDLLPDAVAATLLADIGRYVPDWNLLVSERCNSTVAELVKGVDEVQKLTHFARVDSLATPEERAQQAETMRKMLLAMVTDIRVVLIKLAMRTRTMQFLSEVPDSPEKRAVAKETLDIFAPLANRLGVWQLKWQLEDLGFRHQEPEKYREIALLLDEKRTERLEYIENFLNILRAELKKYNVHFEVAGRPKHIYSIYKKMVKKKLSFDGLFDIRAVRILVDTVPECYTTLGIVHSLWQPIPGEFDDYIANPKGNGYKSLHTVIVGPEDKGVEVQIRTFDMHQFNEFGVAAHWRYKEGGKGDSAYEQKIAWLRQLLDWRENMAESGKEDLAAAFKTELFNDTIYVLTPHGKVLSLPTGATPIDFAYALHSSIGDRCRGAKVEGQIVPLSTPLENGQRVEIITAKKGHPSVNWLYEGWVKSSKAISKIRAYIRQQNADTVREEGRVQLDKQLAKLTPKPNLQELAENLGYKKLDDLYTAVGQGEISNRAIQKACGTLNEPPPVPVSETTIVKQSKIKKGGKTGVLIDGEDGLMTTLAKCCKPAPPDDIVGFVTRERGISVHRKTCPSFQHLAEQAPEKVLDASWAALQEGQVFAVDVEIRAQDRSGLLRDVSDALARHKLNVTAVQTQSRDLEASMRFTLEVKQVNDLPRVLASLGDVKGVLSVTRL